GATAAATCGGGAAGCCGCATTTAAGGGCGAGCATCGCGGGGGCAAAGTGCCCGTGGTCGGGCGTCGAGATTACGACGGCGTCCATCTTGCCCTTCATTTTTTCGAACATTTCGCGGTAGTCTACAAAGCCAGCCGCGTCGGGGTCTGCGTACTTCTTGGCGTTGCCGAAGCCGTAAGAGCCAGTGTCGACGTCGCAGTAGGCGACGAGCTTCTGCTTCAAGCCCTTCATGATTTTCATGTTCGCGCCGCCCATAAGCCCGCAGCCGATAAACCCGATTCTTATCGGGTCCTTCTCGTACGCTTCAAGCGCCTTGGGCTTCTGGTTCGGCTCCGCGCCGAACGACAGATACGGAGCGGACACCGCCGCCGCGCTCGCGCAAGCAATGTCGCGCAGGAATTTTCTTCTAGATTTATTTTCCATATATAGAATTTGTTTTGTCTTTAAACTTAATAATATACCACACTCCAACCACAATGTCAAGGGCGCGAGTCGCGCCACCCTACGGAGCTTCGCTCCTTATAGTTGTTATGCGGCGCGGCTATAACCGCGCCTTTCCCCGATTAGTCCGTATTGGCTTCGCCAATTACTGGCGTTGGAATTATTCCTTGCAAAGAGAAAAACTAATTAAAATAGACGCGCTACGCGCGGATAAAAAGAAAAGCGGAAATCCCACAACATGGAATCTCCGCTTACCGATAAACTAAACTTTTATCCCAAAGCACTCTAAAAATCTTCGTGCGCCAGCACTCACTTATTAGGGGCGTTTTCACGCCCCGTTGTGCAAACTATTCTCCTTTTGCAATCAGCTCCGCAATCTGCACGGCGTTCAACGCTGCGCCCTTCCAGAGTTGGTCGCCCGCAACCCAGAACGAAAGTCCGTTTTCGAACGCCAAATCCTTGCGGATTCTGCCCACGCCGCACTTTTCCTTGTTCTGGAAATTGAGCGGAACGGGGTAGATTTTGTTGTCGATGTCGTCCACAAGCTCCGCCCCTGGGAACGCCGCAATGGCGGCTCTTGCGCGTTCGACGTCTACGGGCTTTTCGAACTCGGCGTTGATTGCCACGCTGTGCGCGCGCATTACGGGAACGCGAACGCATGTTGTGGAATTGAGAACGGTCGGAAGTTCGAGAATCTTGCGGGTTTCGTTGAGCATTTTAAGCTCTTCTTTCGTGTAGCCGTTGTCGAGGAAAACGTCCACATGCGGAATGACGTTGTAGGCAATCTGGTAGGGATAGACGCTTACTTCGGGCTTTGTGCCCTCTACAATCGCCCTGTTCTGGGCTTTGAGTTCCTCCATCGCCGCGACGCCCGTGCCCGACACCGCCTGATATGTAGCGGCAAAGAAACGCTTCAAGCCGAATTCCCTGTGGAGGGGGCAGAGAGCCATGAGAGAAATCGCCGTCGTGCAGTTCGGGTTGGCGATGATGTTCTTGTGCCCCTTGATTGCGTGCGGGTTGACTTCGGGCACGATAAGCGGGACGTCGGGGTCCATTCTGAACGCCGAGC
The Opitutia bacterium KCR 482 genome window above contains:
- a CDS encoding aspartate-semialdehyde dehydrogenase, with the protein product MNKKYKVAIVGATGAVGQELIKLLFKRNFPMESLTLMASSRSAGKEIKFEDKTFIVEEAKPECFSRFDIAIFSAGGTPSKQLVPECAKRGCIAIDNSSAFRMDPDVPLIVPEVNPHAIKGHKNIIANPNCTTAISLMALCPLHREFGLKRFFAATYQAVSGTGVAAMEELKAQNRAIVEGTKPEVSVYPYQIAYNVIPHVDVFLDNGYTKEELKMLNETRKILELPTVLNSTTCVRVPVMRAHSVAINAEFEKPVDVERARAAIAAFPGAELVDDIDNKIYPVPLNFQNKEKCGVGRIRKDLAFENGLSFWVAGDQLWKGAALNAVQIAELIAKGE